From one Desulfurobacterium thermolithotrophum DSM 11699 genomic stretch:
- the rpsJ gene encoding 30S ribosomal protein S10, giving the protein MAQDRIRIKLTAYDHRLLDRSVQEIIDTVKRTGAIVAGPIPLPTKRSVWSVIRSPHKYKYSQEQFEIRKHRRLLDIKNPKPQTVEALMDLKLPAGVDVEIKLD; this is encoded by the coding sequence ATGGCTCAGGATCGTATAAGAATAAAGTTAACGGCTTATGATCACAGACTTCTTGATAGATCTGTTCAGGAAATTATAGATACAGTTAAGAGGACTGGTGCTATTGTCGCCGGTCCTATTCCTCTTCCAACAAAGCGTTCTGTTTGGAGTGTAATTAGGTCTCCACACAAGTATAAGTATTCGCAAGAACAGTTTGAAATTAGAAAACATAGAAGACTTCTTGATATTAAAAATCCTAAGCCACAAACCGTGGAAGCTTTAATGGATCTTAAGCTTCCCGCCGGTGTTGATGTAGAGATAAAGCTTGATTAA
- the rplC gene encoding 50S ribosomal protein L3: protein MKGILGRKVGMTQIFTEDGKAIAVTVIEAGPCTVVQKRTPERDGYSALQLGFMEKNKHESKFPKPLLGHFKKAGIKPTRWLKEVKFDNIDQYNVGDKITVEIFQPGEKVDITGTSKGRGFAGYHKRHGFGGGRKSHGSDFHEGPGSIGACAFPGRVHKGKRMAGHYGNETVTIRNLEIVDVIPEKNLILVKGSVPGHKGGLVIVKGK, encoded by the coding sequence ATGAAAGGTATCCTCGGTAGAAAAGTTGGAATGACACAGATTTTTACTGAAGATGGTAAAGCCATTGCTGTTACTGTTATAGAAGCAGGTCCATGTACAGTAGTTCAGAAAAGAACTCCAGAGAGAGATGGTTATTCTGCGCTTCAGCTTGGATTTATGGAAAAGAATAAGCACGAAAGTAAGTTTCCAAAGCCGCTCCTTGGCCACTTTAAAAAGGCTGGAATTAAGCCAACAAGATGGCTTAAAGAAGTTAAGTTCGATAACATAGATCAGTACAACGTAGGTGACAAAATAACTGTTGAGATTTTCCAGCCTGGAGAGAAAGTCGATATTACTGGAACTTCAAAAGGTAGAGGATTTGCTGGTTACCATAAAAGACATGGTTTTGGTGGTGGTAGAAAGTCCCACGGTTCAGATTTCCATGAAGGTCCAGGTTCTATTGGTGCTTGTGCTTTTCCTGGTAGAGTACACAAAGGTAAGAGGATGGCAGGACACTACGGAAATGAAACTGTAACAATTAGAAATCTTGAAATTGTTGATGTTATTCCTGAGAAAAACCTTATTCTCGTTAAGGGTTCAGTTCCTGGACATAAAGGCGGACTTGTTATAGTCAAAGGAAAGTAA
- the rplD gene encoding 50S ribosomal protein L4 — MEIKVVNAANQEVGTVTIKDEIANAPIKKHAVWETVKWQLAKRRRGTHSTKTRGEVRGGGKKPWPQKHTGRARQGSIRAPQWVGGGVVHGPKPRDYYYPLPKKVRKVALRSVVAGRLQEGNLIVVEDFTFEKPKTKQAIEFLRNLGLENEKVLIVVPELEENTYKSFRNLPNVKLLEIEGLNVYDMLCYDKCIFFKSTLPKLEERLSL; from the coding sequence ATGGAGATCAAGGTAGTAAATGCAGCTAATCAAGAAGTAGGAACAGTTACTATAAAAGATGAAATTGCTAATGCTCCTATAAAAAAGCATGCTGTTTGGGAAACTGTTAAGTGGCAGCTTGCTAAGCGCAGAAGAGGTACTCATTCCACAAAAACTCGTGGTGAAGTAAGAGGTGGTGGTAAGAAGCCTTGGCCACAAAAACATACAGGTAGAGCTCGCCAAGGTTCTATCAGAGCTCCACAGTGGGTTGGTGGTGGAGTAGTTCACGGTCCAAAGCCAAGAGACTACTACTACCCACTTCCAAAAAAAGTTAGAAAGGTAGCTCTCAGGAGCGTTGTTGCTGGAAGACTTCAAGAAGGAAATTTAATTGTTGTTGAAGACTTTACTTTTGAAAAGCCAAAGACAAAACAAGCAATAGAGTTTCTCAGGAATCTTGGACTTGAGAACGAAAAAGTTCTCATCGTTGTTCCTGAACTTGAGGAAAATACTTATAAATCTTTCAGGAATCTGCCAAACGTTAAACTACTTGAGATTGAAGGACTTAACGTTTACGATATGCTTTGTTATGACAAATGCATTTTCTTTAAGTCAACTCTACCTAAACTAGAGGAGAGGTTATCGCTATGA
- the rplW gene encoding 50S ribosomal protein L23: MRTPYDIILRPVITEKSVKLANLEAKSSKTKETKKITKITFEVAMDATKPEIKEAVEKIFGVKVEKVNTMIVKGKRKGIRFLRGKKKDWKKAVVTLKPGYEIDLEKL, from the coding sequence ATGAGGACTCCCTATGATATAATCCTGCGCCCTGTTATTACGGAAAAGAGCGTAAAGCTTGCAAACCTTGAAGCTAAGAGCTCTAAGACAAAGGAAACTAAAAAGATTACAAAGATAACTTTTGAAGTTGCAATGGATGCAACAAAGCCGGAGATAAAAGAAGCTGTTGAGAAAATTTTTGGTGTTAAGGTTGAGAAAGTTAATACAATGATAGTTAAGGGTAAAAGAAAAGGTATTAGATTCTTAAGGGGAAAGAAGAAAGATTGGAAGAAAGCAGTTGTTACCTTAAAACCTGGATACGAGATAGATCTTGAGAAACTCTAA
- the rplB gene encoding 50S ribosomal protein L2 has protein sequence MGIKKFKPYTPSRRFMTVSDFSEITKTEPEKSLTVGFVRGTGRNNQGKITCRHKGGGHKRRYRIIDFRRDKIGIPAKVAAIEYDPNRSARIALLVYADGEKRYILWPDGLKVGDTVIAGPDAEIKVGNALPLRNIPVGTIVHNVELKPGKGGQLARAAGSFAQLMGKVGDYAQLRLPSGELRLVHLDCMATVGQVGNLDHENIVIGKAGRSRWLGIRPTVRGTAMNPVDHPHGGGEGRTFGKHPVTPWGQPTKGYKTRRAKKYSDKFIIKRRTK, from the coding sequence ATGGGAATTAAGAAGTTTAAACCATATACGCCAAGTAGGCGTTTTATGACCGTTTCTGACTTTTCTGAGATTACAAAGACAGAACCTGAAAAATCTCTTACAGTTGGATTTGTAAGAGGAACTGGTAGAAACAATCAAGGAAAAATTACATGTCGTCATAAAGGTGGTGGACATAAAAGACGTTATAGAATTATCGATTTTAGAAGAGATAAAATTGGAATTCCAGCAAAAGTTGCTGCTATTGAATACGATCCAAACAGATCGGCAAGAATTGCTCTTCTTGTTTATGCCGATGGTGAAAAAAGGTACATTCTTTGGCCAGATGGTCTTAAAGTTGGAGATACAGTAATTGCAGGACCAGATGCGGAAATAAAAGTTGGAAATGCTCTTCCACTTAGAAATATTCCAGTTGGTACAATTGTTCATAATGTTGAGCTAAAGCCTGGTAAAGGTGGACAGCTTGCAAGAGCTGCTGGTTCTTTTGCTCAGCTTATGGGTAAAGTTGGAGACTATGCTCAGCTTAGACTTCCATCTGGAGAACTTCGCCTTGTTCACCTTGACTGTATGGCAACAGTTGGGCAGGTAGGAAACCTTGATCACGAAAACATTGTTATTGGTAAAGCTGGAAGGTCTAGGTGGCTTGGAATCAGACCAACAGTTCGTGGTACAGCAATGAACCCAGTTGATCACCCACACGGTGGTGGTGAAGGTAGGACATTTGGTAAGCATCCTGTTACTCCATGGGGTCAACCTACTAAAGGTTACAAAACAAGGAGAGCTAAGAAGTATTCTGATAAATTCATTATTAAACGTCGTACTAAGTAG
- the rpsS gene encoding 30S ribosomal protein S19: protein MGRSLKKGPYVNPKILKKVRKMNETGEKKVIKVWDRACTIVPEFIGHTFAVYNGQKFIPVYVTEQMVGHKLGEFSLTRTFRGHAGQKQKVAKKK from the coding sequence ATGGGACGTTCATTAAAAAAGGGTCCCTATGTGAACCCTAAAATCCTTAAGAAAGTTAGAAAGATGAACGAAACTGGTGAAAAAAAAGTTATTAAGGTATGGGACAGAGCGTGTACAATTGTTCCTGAGTTCATTGGACACACATTTGCTGTTTACAATGGTCAAAAGTTCATACCTGTTTACGTTACTGAACAAATGGTCGGACATAAGCTTGGTGAATTTTCTTTAACCAGAACTTTTAGAGGACATGCCGGACAGAAGCAGAAAGTAGCCAAGAAGAAGTAA
- the rplV gene encoding 50S ribosomal protein L22, translating into MAVEQREYYQQGERGFAAPEEARAIWRRARMSASKVRLVVDLIRGKQVDQALATLANSPKKAARMVEKVLKSAIANAEQKGLDPEELIVKRAYVDEGPTMKRVRPRAMGRANIIRKRTCHITVVVGKPESK; encoded by the coding sequence ATGGCAGTTGAACAAAGAGAATATTACCAACAAGGAGAAAGAGGCTTCGCCGCTCCAGAGGAAGCAAGAGCCATCTGGAGAAGGGCTAGAATGTCAGCCTCAAAAGTAAGGCTTGTTGTTGATCTCATAAGAGGAAAGCAAGTTGATCAGGCACTTGCTACATTAGCAAACAGCCCAAAGAAAGCTGCGAGAATGGTTGAGAAGGTTTTAAAGAGTGCTATTGCAAATGCTGAACAAAAGGGACTTGATCCCGAAGAACTTATTGTTAAGAGAGCTTATGTTGATGAAGGTCCTACAATGAAAAGAGTTAGACCTCGTGCTATGGGTAGAGCTAATATCATTAGAAAAAGAACCTGCCACATCACAGTTGTGGTAGGAAAACCTGAATCAAAATAA